In Aspergillus flavus chromosome 3, complete sequence, one genomic interval encodes:
- a CDS encoding putative MFS transporter, with the protein MAHGSDLESSNKAELDGSQPGSTSTGEDFPAEEPNGTTEPEYVTGIRLGLIMFTIFVSTILVSLEIGIIATAIPGITNDFRRLDDVGWYGSATFVLAAAASPLWGKLFKYANVKWTYLSAVGIFLVGSIVAAAASNSVSVIVGRALQGWGASGVLGGTLIVINYVAPPRNHPLLIGTWMAVFMVSTILGPVIGGAFTSGVTWRWCFWINLPVGGPIIVLLLLFLRIPEHIKRVPATWREILLTLDLPGFCLILVSLVCLTLALQWGGQTKAWNDGSVIATLVLWIVLTIGFFVTEWLQGPRAMAPFSILKQRMTWSNALFCYISYAALYQVMFYLPIYFQSIHGQSAVRSGVNTLPFLAFFALGAVVSGGVIGKTRYTQPFEFIGALIMTAGMALIYILDVNSSQAMYIGAEVLFGFGVGICNQVPMTAVQGFSKLEDVSSATGIMVMCQTLSGAYFVAIAQSLFANRMLQTVLTSASHLDPALVLGTGASELQKAFGGDDLTAVIAAYMVGIKDVFAFSLACAAFSVLLTLIIPLKKLPDHGKKPATEGADAKKAEVVDGENQVVS; encoded by the exons ATGGCACACGGTTCGGACCTCGAGAGCAGCAACAAAGCCGAGCTGGACGGAAGCCAGCCTGGCTCGACCAGTACGGGCGAGGACTTTCCAGCTGAAGAGCCCAATGGCACGACCGAGCCCGAGTATGTGACGGGCATCCGACTTGGGCTCATCATGTTCACTATCTTTGTGAGCACCATCCTCGTTTCCCTGGAGATTGGTATCATCGCGACCGCCATTCCCGGCATCACCAACGATTTCCGCCGGCTCGACGACGTGGGCTGGTATGGAAGCGCGACTTTCGTCCTCGCAGCCGCTGCCTCGCCGCTATGGGGCAAGCTGTTCAAGTATGCCAACGTGAAGTGGACGTATCTCAGCGCGGTTGGGATCTTTTTGGTGGGCAGTATTGTGGCCGCTGCAGCTTCAAATAGCGTGTCCGTCATAGTCGGTCGTGCCCTTCAAGGTTGGGGAGCCTCTGGTGTCCTCGGAGGCACgctcatcgtcatcaactATGTGGCTCCGCCGAGAAATCATCCGCTTCTCATCGGAACTTGGATGGCGGTCTTCATGGTGTCGACCATTCTTGGGCCAGTGATTGGTGGTGCATTCACAAGCGGAGTGACCTGGAGATGGTGTTTCTGGATCAACCTGCCCGTTGGTGGTCCCATTATTGTTCTGTTATTGTTATTCCTTCGCATCCCCGAGCACATCAAGCGCGTCCCCGCCACGTGGAGGGAGATCCTCCTCACCCTTGATCTCCCGGGCTTCTGCTTGATCCTCGTGTCTCTCGTATGCTTGACTTTGGCATTACAATGGGGTGGACAGACTAAAGCATGGAATGACGGCTCTGTCATCGCAACATTGGTCCTTTGGATTGTACTCACCATTGGTTTCTTCGTGACCGAATGGCTACAGGGCCCGCGCGCCATGGCTCCCTTTAGCATTCTGAAACAGCGCATGACATGGAGTAATGCGCTATTTTGCTACAT CTCCTACGCCGCCCTCTACCAAGTCATGTTCTACCTCCCCATCTACTTCCAGTCCATCCACGGGCAATCCGCCGTCAGGAGCGGCGTCAACACCCTCCCTTTCCTCGCCTTCTTCGCCCTAGGAGCCGTGGTCAGCGGTGGTGTGATCGGAAAGACTCGCTACACACAACCCTTCGAGTTCATCGGTGCCCTCATCATGACCGCCGGCATGGCCCTGATCTACATCCTGGATGTCAACTCTTCCCAAGCCATGTACATTGGTGCCGAGGTGCTCTTTGGCTTTGGCGTTGGGATCTGCAATCAGGTCCCCATGACGGCTGTGCAGGGCTTCTCAAAGCTTGAAGACGTCTCCAGTGCTACCGGAATCATGGTTA TGTGCCAGACACTCAGCGGCGCCTACTTTGTCGCCATCGCGCAATCCCTCTTCGCCAACCGCATGCTACAGACCGTCCTCACCAGTGCATCCCACCTCGATCCCGCCCTGGTCCTGGGCACCGGCGCCTCAGAACTCCAAAAGGCGTTCGGCGGGGACGATTTGACGGCGGTGATCGCCGCGTACATGGTGGGCATCAAGGATGTGTTTGCTTTTTCGCTGGCGTGCGCGGCGTTTTCGGTCCTCCTGACGCTGATTATTccgttgaagaagctgcCGGATCATGGGAAGAAGCCGGCGACAGAGGGTGCAGACGCGAAGAAGGCGGAGGTAGTCGATGGCGAGAATCAAGTGGTTAGTTAG
- a CDS encoding putative PKS-like enzyme yields MFLRHQDAFCTHHGGRPNCGGGLSMPFSRRCEFPMQVLGHAKEWQRWNSNAFYHPGGDRSNVLPTKGGHFLREDPYVFDAAFLNITAAEAIALDPKQWIAMEVTYEACENAGMSLQRLSGTQTACYIGSGASDNRGAVERDFLHNPKHHLLGTGDEMISNRISHFFNIHGPKRHGESQMAITGGVSLMPTQDFTTHLNNLNFLKPEGRSKAFNESAGGYGRGEGCGIIILKRLADAIQEGDDIRAIIRATGANSDGFTQVGKYTLVSTAQYRAHVSPKLNQELLTLLFAGSCRLWKHRLHS; encoded by the exons ATGTTTCTCAGACATCAAGATGCCTTCTGCACACACCACGGTGGACGTCCCAATTGCGGTGGTGGGCTTAGCATGCCGTTTTCCCGGCGATGCGAGTTCCCCATGCAAGTTCTGGGACATGCTAAAGAATGGCAAAG ATGGAACTCGAATGCTTTCTACCACCCAGGCGGCGACCGATCGAATGTACTCCCCACAAAAGGTGGTCACTTTCTGAGAGAAGATCCTTATGTGTTCGATGCCGCCTTTCTCAATATCACCGCCGCGGAAGCCATCGCCCTCGATCCCAAACAGTGGATCGCCATGGAAGTGACATACGAAGCCTGTGAAAACGCTGGCATGTCTCTTCAGCGGCTTTCTGGCACCCAGACAGCCTGTTACATCGGCTCTGGTGCAAGCGACAATCGAGGAGCAGTCGAGCGGGACTTCTTGCACAATCCAaaacatcatctcctcggGACCGGAGATGAGATGATTTCCAATCGCATCTCTCATTTTTTCAATATCCACGGTCCCAAGCGCCACG GGGAATCACAGATGGCCATTACGGGTGGCGTCAGTCTGATGCCCACTCAGGACTTCACTACACATCTTAATAATTTGAATTTCCTCAAGCCCGAGGGCCGGTCGAAAGCCTTCAATGAGAGTGCGGGTGGATATGGCCGTGGTGAAGGTTGCGGAATCATCATCCTGAAACGGCTGGCAGATGCAATCCAAGAAGGCGATGACATCCGTGCCATCATCCGTGCCACTGGCGCTAACTCCGATGGCTTTACACAGGTTGGTAAGTATACTCTGGTGTCAACAGCGCAGTATAGGGCTCATGTGTCCCCAAAACTGAACCAAGAGTTGCTAACGTTGTTGTTTGCAGGGTCATGCCGTCTCTGGAAGCACAGACTGCACTCATAA
- a CDS encoding putative PKS-like enzyme encodes MDISLDIPGDAGYVLPVLCECKRHGFKELSSNIYTFDCTMSKLNLSVIDFRVSELENDAGEQESQQLEVDPAEITSEVRWNYGLEVLEPDGIKRVVSTVAAEDRAVELIRLYLHNNPAATVIELAPQYEALNHATMSLLPRGTIPSSHIKYAVAGISKESEEQGASTNVIGKSFDLGDSDDPLPADIAAADLLVVPLSISNHKDLGVLLRRFSSLGKPDASLVLAMDSSLNVSAAILEAEVFERIFDVHTSVALYKKRQTEHANGPTNGYTKGTSTKFDLVIGEPPATSSGSSSFCCALQATLGTRLSQCPQAAAEQRPPGLDHSRQQCVHGCGRRHSEDYEDVAVGPALAGRIVMSDTTDDEFQERDGMLQVARIFNSPVGNEGVRRCLEASVRIQGIGDQERFLLLTILKPGLLDTLTFIEDDRMKVPLGESEIEVDVKATGVNFKDIMAAMGLVAVSLIGNEASGIVTASSSAAASRFQPGDRVTLLWEGMHASKLWIDHRLAVHIPDSMSFDVAASQPLVHATAHHALVNVAKLRPGQSVLIPLPLAAEDKCRLLMEKYNVPKGHIFHSRDASFVKAVKRVTGGRGVDYVLNSLSGELLRVSWTCLAPFSTFVETGLRDITNNMRLEMRPFSRSTTFAFINMANFSNAEGLDVLGKILSDAFAFVHKGVLGAAYPLAVYPVAELETGCTAME; translated from the exons ATGGACATCTCGCTTGATATCCCTGGAGATGCTGGGTATGTCCTGCCAGTGCTGTGCGAGTGTAAGAGACATGGCTTCAAAGAGTTGTCGTCGAATATCTACACGTTTGATTGTACAATGTCGAAGCTCAACCTATCTGTTATTGACTTTCGAGTCTCGGAGCTCGAGAATGACGCGGGTGAGCAGGAGAGCCAGCAGCTTGAGGTCGATCCGGCTGAGATCACCTCTGAAGTGCGCTGGAACTATGGTCTTGAGGTGCTGGAGCCGGACGGAATCAAGAGGGTGGTGTCGACTGTTGCGGCAGAAGATCGTGCCGTCGAG CTAATCCGTCTGTACCTCCACAACAACCCGGCAGCCACCGTGATTGAGCTCGCGCCACAATACGAGGCTCTTAATCATGCGACAATGTCATTGCTGCCCCGCGGAACCATTCCCTCCAGCCATATCAAGTATGCTGTAGCAGGTATTAGTAAGGAGTCTGAAGAGCAGGGTGCCAGCACAAACGTGATTGGAAAGTCCTTCGACCTGGGTGATTCGGATGACCCATTGCCCGCAGACATTGCGGCGGCTGATTTGCTAGTTGTTCCGCTATCTATCAGCAATCACAAGGATTTGGGCGTGTTACTGCGTCGTTTCTCAAGCCTAGGCAAGCCCGATGCAAGCCTGGTTCTTGCTATGGACAGCAGTTTGAATGTATCTGCCGCCATCTTGGAGGCTGAAGTATTTGAACGCATCTTTGATGTTCATACGTCAGTTGCGCTATACAAGAAACGGCAAACTGAGCATGCCAACGGGCCCACTAACGGCTACACTAAAGGCACATCTACCAAATTCGACTTGGTGATAGGCGAGCCACCTGCAACaagcagcggcagcagctCTTTCTGCTGTGCTCTGCAAGCCACTCTCGGAACCAGACTTTCACAGTGTCCGCAAGCTGCCGCCGAACAGCGACCGCCTGGTCTGGATCACAGCCGGCAACAATGCGTCCATGGGTGTGGTCGACGGCATTCGGAGGACTATGAGGA CGTTGCAGTGGGTCCAGCCCTTGCAGGTCGTATTGTGATGTCAGATACTACAGATGATGAGTTCCAGGAGCGGGATGGCATGCTCCAAGTTGCTCGTATCTTCAACAGTCCCGTGGGAAATGAGGGCGTACGCCGCTGCCTGGAGGCCTCCGTTCGTATCCAGGGGATCggagatcaagaaagatTCCTATTGCTCACAATATTGAAGCCAGGACTATTGGACACTTTGACATTCATCGAGGACGACCGCATGAAGGTGCCACTTGGAGAGTCAGAGATCGAGGTCGATGTCAAAGCAACAGGTGTCAA cttcaaaGACATCATGGCGGCCATGGGCCTCGTCGCAGTCTCCCTCATCGGCAATGAAGCCAGCGGCATCGTCACCGCCAGCAGTAGTGCCGCAGCCTCACGCTTCCAACCTGGAGACCGCGTCACGCTTCTTTGGGAGGGCATGCATGCCAGTAAGCTCTGGATCGACCACCGGCTTGCCGTGCACATCCCTGACTCGATGTCTTTTGACGTTGCCGCCTCCCAACCCTTGGTCCACGCCACCGCCCACCACGCACTCGTCAACGTCGCCAAACTACGCCCAGGCCAATCCGTCCTCATCCCCCTGCCGCTGGCGGC CGAGGATAAGTGCCGTCTCCTGATGGAGAAGTATAACGTGCCAAAAGGGCATATCTTCCACTCCCGTGATGCTAGCTTCGTCAAAGCCGTCAAGCGTGTCACAGGCGGCCGCGGTGTCGACTACGTACTCAATTCGCTGTCCGGCGAACTACTCCGTGTCTCATGGACGTGCCTCGCGCCCTTTAGCACGTTCGTCGAGACTGGGCTACGCGATATCACAAATAACATGCGCCTTGAGATGCGTCCGTTCAGTCGTAGCACGACCTTCGCATTCATCAATATGGCCAATTTCTCCAATGCTGAGGGTCTTGATGTGCTGGGGAAGATCCTATCTGAcgcctttgcctttgtgCATAAGGGTGTTCTGGGCGCAGCATACCCGCTGGCCGTGTACCCTGTGGCGGAGCTTGAGACGGGATGTACCGCTATGGAGTAG
- a CDS encoding phosphotransferase enzyme family protein, producing MAGPVRQPIDVVALENYIGQYDLGISLPLNLKQFGFGQSNPTYLISDAKSQRYVLRKKPPGEIMSKTAHQVEREYRILHALENTEVPVPKVYILCEDPTVIGTAFYIMEFLNGRFITDPYMPGVTAEHRKEMWRDAVRTLVKLHTLDYNTVGLGGLGKHNKFYDRQIRTFTEIAKRQSRAVNANTNVPLGELPHLEEIASFFKTNQPKDRSGIVHGDFKIDNIVFHKTEPKVIGVLDWEMATIGHPLSDVVHLLSPIFQESGPAAPVLRDGGRHSIPGLPGLEESLRWYNQSGYEARPDLDWGIAFAHFRGCVIAHGIAARYVTGQSNSPGAKEWADSLDSRAQIMWETVKKLRESYIREKKL from the exons ATGGCCGGCCCCGTCAGACAACCCATTGACGTGGTCGCCCTAGAAAACTATATTGGGCAATACGACCTGGGAATATCGCTACCACTGAACCTGAAGCAG TTTGGATTTGGCCAGTCCAATCCGACATACCTAATCAGCGATGCAAAATCCCAACGATATGTGCTTCGAAAGAAGCCACCGGGCGAGATCATGTCCAAAACGGCGCACCAGGTGGAGCGAGAATATCGCATCTTACATGCACTGGAGAATACCGAAGTGCCAGTACCCAAAGTCTATATTTTATGCGAAGATCCGACAGTAATCGGTACCGCGTTCTACATCATGGAGTTCTTGAACGGTCGATTTATCACCGATCCCTACATGCCGGGAGTGACAGCTGAACATCGTAAGGAAAT GTGGAGAGATGCAGTAAGAACTCTGGTCAAACTGCACACCCTCGACTATAATACAGTCGGGCTAGGTGGACTAGGAAAGCATAATAAGTTCTATGATCGCCAAATCCGAACTTTTACAGAGATAGCAAAAAGGCAATCAAGGGCAGTGAATGCCAACACGAATGTCCCCCTGGGAGAACTTCCACACCTGGAAGAAATTGCCAGCTTTTTCAAGACCAACCAGCCCAAGGATCGCTCTGGCATCGTTCATGGGGACTTTAAGATCGATAATATCGTGTTTCACAAAACAGAGCCAAAGGTCATTGGTGTTTTGGACTGGGAGATGGCTACCATCGGGCATCCTCTATCAGATGTCGtccaccttctttctccaatctTCCAAGAATCTGGACCCGCCGCGCCGGTCCTCCGTGACGGCGGTAGGCACTCTATCCCCGGTCTTCCTGGTCTAGAGGAGTCTTTGAGGTGGTATAATCAATCAGGATACGAGGCTCGGCCGGACCTTGACTGGGGTATTGCATTCGCTCATTTTCGAGGCTGTGTCATCGCACACGGGATAGCAGCAAGATACGTGACAGGCCAATCGAATAGTCCGGGCGCCAAAGAATGGGCAGACAGTCTTGATTCAAGAGCACAGATCATGTGGGAAACAGTTAAGAAGTTGCGAGAGAGTTATATCCGAGAGAAGAAGCTGTAA
- a CDS encoding acyl-CoA dehydrogenase family protein — protein sequence MNFDLPPPLVAHLDSLDQFIHSTILPLQHSEDNNRFFDHRREYARTDWAKDGLPSQEWEELLGKARRLADEAGFFRFALPKIYGGQGHPDTNLWMSATRFHMASNPVYGGGLGLANDLQNEHSVIGNFPDILMLHHFGTAEQKLTLIPARLRGDFRTTFGLTEPDHGSDATFMSTTATRVRGGFEINGAKKWQTGAHHCTHMIFFARTSGQDGSAKGITAFLIPRETEGVEIASYEWTFNMPTDHATVTLNGVWVPESAVLGTVDQGLAIAQTFVHENRIRQAASSCGAAKFCLERAIERARSRTVWGEGKKLADHQAVQFPVVELMTQVEMLRLLILKTSWEMDRVVAESQDKAWIAIERRLSDKVAMCNFWANRLCCQAADRAIQIHGGDGYSRHYPFEHIYRHFRRYRITEGAEEIQMRKIAAYLFGFGEKVGREKAKMKL from the exons ATGAATTTTGATTTGCCTCCGCCCTTAGTTGCCCACCTTGACTCCCTCGACCAGTTCATTCACTCGACCATTCTCCCTCTGCAACATTCTGAAGATAATAACCGTTTCTTCGATCATCGCCGCGAATATGCGCGAACAGACTGGGCTAAGGACGGTCTTCCATCgcaagaatgggaggaaTTACTAG GCAAGGCCCGTCGTCTCGCCGATGAAGCCGGCTTCTTTCGCTTTGCACTTCCCAAAATCTACGGTGGGCAAGGTCACCCGGACACCAACCTATGGATGTCGGCCACGCGCTTCCATATGGCCTCCAATCCAGTATATGGCGGCGGCCTGGGGCTCGCCAATGACCTGCAGAATGAACACAGCGTCATCGGAAATTTTCCAGACATCCTCATGCTCCATCACTTCGGCACGGCCGAGCAAAAGCTCACCCTCATCCCCGCGCGACTCCGCGGGGACTTCCGCACTACATTCGGTCTCACCGAGCCCGACCATGGCAGCGATGCGACCTTCATGTCGACGACGGCGACGCGCGTCCGGGGTGGGTTCGAAATCAACGGCGCAAAGAAGTGGCAGACGGGCGCCCATCACTGCACGCATATGATCTTCTTTGCCCGGACATCCGGCCAGGATGGATCCGCCAAGGGCATTACCGCGTTCCTGATTCCCCGCGAGACGGAAGGGGTGGAGATCGCGAGCTACGAATGGACGTTTAATATGCCCACGGACCACGCGACGGTGACCCTGAACGGCGTGTGGGTGCCTGAATCGGCGGTGCTGGGGACGGTCGACCAGGGCTTAGCGATTGCGCAGACCTTTGTGCATGAGAATCGCATCCGACAAGCAGCTAGCTCGTGCGGTGCGGCCAAGTTCTGTCTAGAGCGGGCAATTGAGCGCGCGCGGAGTCGGACGGTCTGGGgcgaggggaagaagttggCGGATCACCAGGCGGTGCAGTTTCCGGTTGTTGAGCTCATGACGCAGGTGGAGATGCTGCGGTTGTTGATTCTCAAGACGAGCTGGGAAATGGATCGGGTGGTGGCGGAGTCCCAGGACAAGGCCTGGATTGCCATAGAAAGACGGTTGAGTGATAAGGTGGCTATGTGCAATTTCTGGGCGAATCGACTGTGCTGTCAAGCCGCGGATCGAGCGATTCAG ATTCATGGCGGTGATGGTTACTCGCGCCACTATCCGTTCGAGCATATTTATCGGCATTTCCGTCGGTATCGCATTACAGAGGGTGCAGAGGAGATCCAGATGCGCAAGATCGCGGCGTATTtgtttggatttggggaAAAGGTTGGACGGGAAAAGGCGAAAATGAAGTTGTAG
- a CDS encoding heterokaryon incompatibility protein-domain-containing protein: MSRTMPQAAPACNTCLDLRYWERSHPSIEALDRLSDHDGSTKTVRVSFEPDTIQLSATRCQLCAILLEGLVRFLGPQGMESCYHIELTVGLPSTIRLDITYYDTSYKQRAIEFYTTQEVSQTLKPLMPFPRGYHVRPTMNCKVAAHKAGQWLKQCTDSHQACSNREKPVLPKRVVRLASYNMSPVLYETSHGERADYVALSYCWGGEKHLLTTQNTIRSHKAGIPWSQIPQTLKDAMQLTLELGVEFIWIDALCIIQDDPVDWMEEASKFGSVYRDALITVSVTASPNTTSGIFCGERSHRHNLRTHVASMENIDIYMRQACSTTYVGLFEHLNIFGNGYQEEEVLPILGRGWTFQERILSRRLLHCSSEELAWECVSGDIRCECASMVPYTRPNVS, translated from the exons ATGAGCCGAAcgatgcctcaggctgctCCGGCGTGCAATACATGTCTGGATCTACGATATTGGGAGAGATCACATCCCTCAATAGAGGCCCTGGATAGGCTTTCCGACCATGATGGCTCGACAAAGACTGTAAGGGTGAGCTTCGAGCCTGACACCATTCAGCTTTCTGCTACCCGTTGCCAATTATGTGCCATCCTGCTGGAGGGCTTAGTCCGCTTTCTAGGCCCGCAGGGGATGGAGAGTTGTTACCATATCGAGCTTACGGTCGGCCTACCATCGACGATCCGTCTGGACATAACCTACTATGATACTTCATACAAACAAAGAGCCATTGAATTTTATACTACCCAAG AGGTCTCGCAGACATTAAAGCCCTTGATGCCGTTTCCCAGAGGGTACCATGTCCGCCCGACCATGAACTGTAAAGTGGCAGCTCATAAGGCGGGTCAATGGCTAAAACAGTGCACTGACTCTCATCAAGCCTGTTCCAATAGAGAGAAGCCAGTTCTTCCCAAGCGGGTTGTTCGCCTCGCTTCTTATAATATGAGCCCTGTACTGTACGAAACATCCCATGGTGAAAGGGCAGATTATGTCGCGCTTAGCTATTGCTGGGGAGGTGAAAAGCATCTCCTGACTACTCAAAATACCATTCGGTCCCATAAGGCCGGTATACCTTGGAGTCAAATCCCCCAAACTCTGAAGGATGCAATGCAGTTGACTCTTGAGCTTGGTGTGGAGTTTATCTGGATTGATGCTCTCTGTATTATACAAGACGACCCAGTTGACTGGATGGAGGAGGCCTCCAAGTTCGGCTCTGTTTATAGGGATGCACTAATTACGGTCAGCGTAACTGCATCCCCAAATACAACCAGTGGTATATTCTGTGGCGAGCGGTCCCATAGGCACAACCTGCGTACCCATGTCGCGTCTATGGAGAACATCGATATCTACATGCGACAAGCATGCTCCACGACATACGTTGGTTTGTTTGAGCATCTCAACATATTCGGCAACGGCtaccaggaagaagaagtgttACCCATCCTGGGAAGAGGGTGGACGTTTCAGGAACGAATCTTGTCCCGGCGCCTTTTACATTGTAGCAGCGAGGAGTTAGCATGGGAATGTGTTAGCGGCGACATCCGTTGCGAGTGTGCATCTATGGTACCATATACACGCCCAAACGTTTCGTGA